The Neofelis nebulosa isolate mNeoNeb1 chromosome X, mNeoNeb1.pri, whole genome shotgun sequence genome has a segment encoding these proteins:
- the ITGB1BP2 gene encoding integrin beta-1-binding protein 2 isoform X9, with product MQTFLIPVAITLGSQSSMMHLRSELPPKLLPLNISQALEMALEQKELDQEPGAGLDSSLIRSGSSCQNPGCDAVYQSPESDATPCTYHPGAPRFHEGMKSWSCCGIQTLDFGAFLAQPGCRVGRHDWGKQLPASCRHDWHQTDSLVVVTVYGQIPLPAFNWVKASQTELHVHIVFDGNRVFQAQMKLWGVINVEQSSVSLMPSRVEISLVKADPGSWAQLEHPDALAEKAKAGTGLEMDEEESEDSDDDLSWTEEEEEEEAMGE from the exons ATGCAAACCTTCCTG ATTCCTGTTGCCATCACCCTGGGGTCCCAATCTTCCATGATGCACTTAAG GTCAGAGTTACCTCCAAAGCTGCTTCCACTAAATATATCCCAAGCCCTGGAAATGGCATTGGAACAGAAGGAATTAGACCAAGAACCTGGAGCAG GACTTGACAGTAGTCTGATCCGGAGTGGTTCCAGCTGCCAGAATCCAGGATGTGATGCT GTTTACCAAAGCCCTGAGAGTGATGCTACTCCATGTACCTACCACCCAGGAGCACCTCGATTCCATGAGGG GATGAAGTCCTGGAGCTGCTGTGGCATCCAGACCCTGGATTTTGGGGCATTCCTGGCACAGCCAGGATGCAGAGTTGGTAGGCATGACTGGGGAAAGCAG CTGCCAGCATCTTGCCGTCATGATTGGCACCAGACAGATTCCTTAGTAGTGGTGACTGTGTATGGCCAGATTCCACTTCCTGCGTTCAATTGGGTGAAGGCCAGTCAAACTGAG CTTCATGTCCACATTGTCTTTGATGGTAACCGTGTGTTCCAAGCACAGATGAAGCTCTGGGGG gTCATAAACGTGGAGCAGAGCTCTGTCTCCTTGATGCCATCTCGGGTTGAAATCTCCTTGGTCAAGGCTGACCCAGGATCCTGGGCCCAGCTGGAGCACCCTGATGCACTAGCTGAGAAGGCTAAGGCAGGGACTGGGTTAGAGATGGATGAGGAAGAATCTGAGGATtcagatgatgatctgagctggacagaggaggaggaggaggaggaagcaatgGGGGAATAG
- the ITGB1BP2 gene encoding integrin beta-1-binding protein 2 isoform X5 yields MSLFCHNKGCGQHFDPNANLPDSCCHHPGVPIFHDALKGWSCCRKRTADFSEFLNIKGCTVGPHCAEKLPEAPQPEVPATSSSLQEQKPLNTIPKSAETLRRERPKSELPPKLLPLNISQALEMALEQKELDQEPGAGLDSSLIRSGSSCQNPGCDAVYQSPESDATPCTYHPGAPRFHEGMKSWSCCGIQTLDFGAFLAQPGCRVGRHDWGKQLPASCRHDWHQTDSLVVVTVYGQIPLPAFNWVKASQTELHVHIVFDGNRVFQAQMKLWGETSNYPEFLERMKNLLIIPKRNSTH; encoded by the exons ATGTCTCTATTCTGCCATAACAAAGGCTGTGGGCAGCACTTTGACCCCAATGCAAACCTTCCTG ATTCCTGTTGCCATCACCCTGGGGTCCCAATCTTCCATGATGCACTTAAG GGTTGGTCCTGCTGCCGGAAGCGAACTGCAGATTTCTCTGAGTTCTTAAACATCAAG GGCTGTACTGTGGGACCACACTGTGCTGAGAAGCTCCCTGAGGCCCCTCAACCTGAGGTGCCTGCCACAAGCAGTTCACTTCAGGAGCAAAAACCTCTGAATACGATTCCAAAGTCAGCAGAGACTTTGCGTCGGGAGAGGCCCAA GTCAGAGTTACCTCCAAAGCTGCTTCCACTAAATATATCCCAAGCCCTGGAAATGGCATTGGAACAGAAGGAATTAGACCAAGAACCTGGAGCAG GACTTGACAGTAGTCTGATCCGGAGTGGTTCCAGCTGCCAGAATCCAGGATGTGATGCT GTTTACCAAAGCCCTGAGAGTGATGCTACTCCATGTACCTACCACCCAGGAGCACCTCGATTCCATGAGGG GATGAAGTCCTGGAGCTGCTGTGGCATCCAGACCCTGGATTTTGGGGCATTCCTGGCACAGCCAGGATGCAGAGTTGGTAGGCATGACTGGGGAAAGCAG CTGCCAGCATCTTGCCGTCATGATTGGCACCAGACAGATTCCTTAGTAGTGGTGACTGTGTATGGCCAGATTCCACTTCCTGCGTTCAATTGGGTGAAGGCCAGTCAAACTGAG CTTCATGTCCACATTGTCTTTGATGGTAACCGTGTGTTCCAAGCACAGATGAAGCTCTGGGGG GAGACCAGCAACTACCCAGAATTCCTGGAGAGGATGAAG
- the ITGB1BP2 gene encoding integrin beta-1-binding protein 2 isoform X10, with amino-acid sequence MALEQKELDQEPGAGLDSSLIRSGSSCQNPGCDAVYQSPESDATPCTYHPGAPRFHEGMKSWSCCGIQTLDFGAFLAQPGCRVGRHDWGKQLPASCRHDWHQTDSLVVVTVYGQIPLPAFNWVKASQTELHVHIVFDGNRVFQAQMKLWGVINVEQSSVSLMPSRVEISLVKADPGSWAQLEHPDALAEKAKAGTGLEMDEEESEDSDDDLSWTEEEEEEEAMGE; translated from the exons ATGGCATTGGAACAGAAGGAATTAGACCAAGAACCTGGAGCAG GACTTGACAGTAGTCTGATCCGGAGTGGTTCCAGCTGCCAGAATCCAGGATGTGATGCT GTTTACCAAAGCCCTGAGAGTGATGCTACTCCATGTACCTACCACCCAGGAGCACCTCGATTCCATGAGGG GATGAAGTCCTGGAGCTGCTGTGGCATCCAGACCCTGGATTTTGGGGCATTCCTGGCACAGCCAGGATGCAGAGTTGGTAGGCATGACTGGGGAAAGCAG CTGCCAGCATCTTGCCGTCATGATTGGCACCAGACAGATTCCTTAGTAGTGGTGACTGTGTATGGCCAGATTCCACTTCCTGCGTTCAATTGGGTGAAGGCCAGTCAAACTGAG CTTCATGTCCACATTGTCTTTGATGGTAACCGTGTGTTCCAAGCACAGATGAAGCTCTGGGGG gTCATAAACGTGGAGCAGAGCTCTGTCTCCTTGATGCCATCTCGGGTTGAAATCTCCTTGGTCAAGGCTGACCCAGGATCCTGGGCCCAGCTGGAGCACCCTGATGCACTAGCTGAGAAGGCTAAGGCAGGGACTGGGTTAGAGATGGATGAGGAAGAATCTGAGGATtcagatgatgatctgagctggacagaggaggaggaggaggaggaagcaatgGGGGAATAG
- the ITGB1BP2 gene encoding integrin beta-1-binding protein 2 isoform X6 encodes MSLFCHNKGCGQHFDPNANLPDSCCHHPGVPIFHDALKGWSCCRKRTADFSEFLNIKGCTVGPHCAEKLPEAPQPEVPATSSSLQEQKPLNTIPKSAETLRRERPKSELPPKLLPLNISQALEMALEQKELDQEPGAGLDSSLIRSGSSCQNPGCDAVYQSPESDATPCTYHPGAPRFHEGMKSWSCCGIQTLDFGAFLAQPGCRVGRHDWGKQLPASCRHDWHQTDSLVVVTVYGQIPLPAFNWVKASQTELHVHIVFDGNRVFQAQMKLWGETSNYPEFLERMKLRS; translated from the exons ATGTCTCTATTCTGCCATAACAAAGGCTGTGGGCAGCACTTTGACCCCAATGCAAACCTTCCTG ATTCCTGTTGCCATCACCCTGGGGTCCCAATCTTCCATGATGCACTTAAG GGTTGGTCCTGCTGCCGGAAGCGAACTGCAGATTTCTCTGAGTTCTTAAACATCAAG GGCTGTACTGTGGGACCACACTGTGCTGAGAAGCTCCCTGAGGCCCCTCAACCTGAGGTGCCTGCCACAAGCAGTTCACTTCAGGAGCAAAAACCTCTGAATACGATTCCAAAGTCAGCAGAGACTTTGCGTCGGGAGAGGCCCAA GTCAGAGTTACCTCCAAAGCTGCTTCCACTAAATATATCCCAAGCCCTGGAAATGGCATTGGAACAGAAGGAATTAGACCAAGAACCTGGAGCAG GACTTGACAGTAGTCTGATCCGGAGTGGTTCCAGCTGCCAGAATCCAGGATGTGATGCT GTTTACCAAAGCCCTGAGAGTGATGCTACTCCATGTACCTACCACCCAGGAGCACCTCGATTCCATGAGGG GATGAAGTCCTGGAGCTGCTGTGGCATCCAGACCCTGGATTTTGGGGCATTCCTGGCACAGCCAGGATGCAGAGTTGGTAGGCATGACTGGGGAAAGCAG CTGCCAGCATCTTGCCGTCATGATTGGCACCAGACAGATTCCTTAGTAGTGGTGACTGTGTATGGCCAGATTCCACTTCCTGCGTTCAATTGGGTGAAGGCCAGTCAAACTGAG CTTCATGTCCACATTGTCTTTGATGGTAACCGTGTGTTCCAAGCACAGATGAAGCTCTGGGGG GAGACCAGCAACTACCCAGAATTCCTGGAGAGGATGAAG
- the ITGB1BP2 gene encoding integrin beta-1-binding protein 2 isoform X1 encodes MSLFCHNKGCGQHFDPNANLPDSCCHHPGVPIFHDALKGWSCCRKRTADFSEFLNIKGCTVGPHCAEKLPEAPQPEVPATSSSLQEQKPLNTIPKSAETLRRERPKSELPPKLLPLNISQALEMALEQKELDQEPGAGLDSSLIRSGSSCQNPGCDAVYQSPESDATPCTYHPGAPRFHEGMKSWSCCGIQTLDFGAFLAQPGCRVGRHDWGKQLPASCRHDWHQTDSLVVVTVYGQIPLPAFNWVKASQTELHVHIVFDGNRVFQAQMKLWGVINVEQSSVSLMPSRVEISLVKADPGSWAQLEHPDALAEKAKAGTGLEMDEEESEDSDDDLSWTEEEEEEEAMGE; translated from the exons ATGTCTCTATTCTGCCATAACAAAGGCTGTGGGCAGCACTTTGACCCCAATGCAAACCTTCCTG ATTCCTGTTGCCATCACCCTGGGGTCCCAATCTTCCATGATGCACTTAAG GGTTGGTCCTGCTGCCGGAAGCGAACTGCAGATTTCTCTGAGTTCTTAAACATCAAG GGCTGTACTGTGGGACCACACTGTGCTGAGAAGCTCCCTGAGGCCCCTCAACCTGAGGTGCCTGCCACAAGCAGTTCACTTCAGGAGCAAAAACCTCTGAATACGATTCCAAAGTCAGCAGAGACTTTGCGTCGGGAGAGGCCCAA GTCAGAGTTACCTCCAAAGCTGCTTCCACTAAATATATCCCAAGCCCTGGAAATGGCATTGGAACAGAAGGAATTAGACCAAGAACCTGGAGCAG GACTTGACAGTAGTCTGATCCGGAGTGGTTCCAGCTGCCAGAATCCAGGATGTGATGCT GTTTACCAAAGCCCTGAGAGTGATGCTACTCCATGTACCTACCACCCAGGAGCACCTCGATTCCATGAGGG GATGAAGTCCTGGAGCTGCTGTGGCATCCAGACCCTGGATTTTGGGGCATTCCTGGCACAGCCAGGATGCAGAGTTGGTAGGCATGACTGGGGAAAGCAG CTGCCAGCATCTTGCCGTCATGATTGGCACCAGACAGATTCCTTAGTAGTGGTGACTGTGTATGGCCAGATTCCACTTCCTGCGTTCAATTGGGTGAAGGCCAGTCAAACTGAG CTTCATGTCCACATTGTCTTTGATGGTAACCGTGTGTTCCAAGCACAGATGAAGCTCTGGGGG gTCATAAACGTGGAGCAGAGCTCTGTCTCCTTGATGCCATCTCGGGTTGAAATCTCCTTGGTCAAGGCTGACCCAGGATCCTGGGCCCAGCTGGAGCACCCTGATGCACTAGCTGAGAAGGCTAAGGCAGGGACTGGGTTAGAGATGGATGAGGAAGAATCTGAGGATtcagatgatgatctgagctggacagaggaggaggaggaggaggaagcaatgGGGGAATAG
- the NONO gene encoding non-POU domain-containing octamer-binding protein translates to MQSNKTFNLEKQNHTPRKHHQHHHQQHHQQQQQQPPPPPIPANGQQASSQNEGLTIDLKNFRKPGEKTFTQRSRLFVGNLPPDITEEEMRKLFEKYGKAGEVFIHKDKGFGFIRLETRTLAEIAKVELDNMPLRGKQLRVRFACHSASLTVRNLPQYVSNELLEEAFSVFGQVERAVVIVDDRGRPSGKGIVEFSGKPAARKALDRCSEGSFLLTTFPRPVTVEPMDQLDDEEGLPEKLVIKNQQFHKEREQPPRFAQPGSFEYEYAMRWKALIEMEKQQQDQVDRNIKEAREKLEMEMEAARHEHQVMLMRQDLMRRQEELRRMEELHNQEVQKRKQLELRQEEERRRREEEMRRQQEEMMRRQQEGFKGTFPDAREQEIRMGQMAMGGAMGINNRGAMPPAPVPAGTPAPPGPATMMPDGTLGLTPPTTERFGQAATMEGIGAIGGTPPAFNRAAPGAEFAPNKRRRY, encoded by the exons ATGCAGAGCAATAAAACCTTTAACTTGGAGAAGCAAAACCATACTCCAAGGAAGCATCATCAGCATCACCACCAGCAGCACCaccaacagcaacagcaacagccACCACCGCCACCAATACCTGCAAATGGGCAACAAGCCAGCAGCCAAA ATGAAGGCTTGACTATTGACCTGAAGAATTTTAGGAAACCAGGAGAGAAGACCTTCACCCAACGTAGCCGGCTCTTTGTGGGCAATCTTCCTCCTGACATCACTGAGGAGGAGATGAGGAAACTATTTGAGAAATACGGGAAGGCAGGCGAAGTCTTCATTCATAAGGATAAGGGCTTTGGCTTTATCCGCTTG GAAACGCGAACCCTAGCAGAGATTGCCAAAGTAGAGCTGGACAACATGCCACTTCGTGGAAAGCAGCTGCGTGTGCGCTTTGCGTGCCATAGTGCATCGCTCACGGTCCGAAACCTTCCTCAGTATGTTTCTAACGAACTGCTGGAGGAAGCTTTTTCTGTGTTTGGCCAAGTGGAAAGGGCTGTAGTCATCGTGGATGATAGAGGAAGGCCCTCAGGAAAAGGCATTGTTGAATTCTCAGGGAAGCCAGCTGCTCGGAAAGCTCTGGACAGGTGCAGTGAAGGCTCCTTCCTGTTAACCAC ATTTCCTCGGCCTGTGACTGTGGAGCCCATGGACCAGTTGGATGATGAAGAGGGACTTCCAGAGAAGCTGGTTATAAAGAACCAGCAATTTCATAA GGAGCGAGAACAGCCACCCAGATTTGCACAGCCTGGCTCCTTTGAGTATGAGTATGCCATGCGCTGGAAGGCACTCATTGAgatggagaagcagcagcaggacCAAGTGGACCGCAACATCAAGGAAGCTCGTGAGAAGCTGGAGATGGAGATGGAGGCTGCTCGCCATGAGCACCAAGTCATGTTAATGAGACAGG ATTTGATGAGGCGTCAAGAAGAACTCCGGAGGATGGAAGAGCTGCACAACCAAGAAGTGCAAAAACGAAAGCAACTGGAGCTCAG GCAGGAGGAAGAGCGCAGGCGCCGTGAAGAAGAGATGCGGCggcaacaggaagaaatgatgcgGCGACAGCAGGAAGGATTCAAGGGAACATTCCCTGATGCG agagaacagGAGATACGGATGGGCCAGATGGCCATGGGAG GTGCTATGGGCATAAACAACAGAGGCGCCATGCCCCCTGCTCCAGTGCCAGCTGGTACCCCAGCTCCTCCAGGACCTGCCACTATGATGCCAGATGGAACCTTGGGATTG acCCCACCAACAACTGAACGCTTTGGCCAGGCTGCTACCATGGAAGGAATTGGGGCCATTGGTGGAACCCCTCCTGCGTTCAACCGTGCAGCTCCTGGAGCTGAATTTGCTCCAAACAAACGTCGTCGATActaa
- the ITGB1BP2 gene encoding integrin beta-1-binding protein 2 isoform X8 → MSLFCHNKGCGQHFDPNANLPDSCCHHPGVPIFHDALKGWSCCRKRTADFSEFLNIKGCTVGPHCAEKLPEAPQPEVPATSSSLQEQKPLNTIPKSAETLRRERPKSELPPKLLPLNISQALEMALEQKELDQEPGAGLDSSLIRSGSSCQNPGCDAVYQSPESDATPCTYHPGAPRFHEGMKSWSCCGIQTLDFGAFLAQPGCRVGRHDWGKQLPASCRHDWHQTDSLVVVTVYGQIPLPAFNWVKASQTELHVHIVFDGNRVFQAQMKLWGNLLIIPKRNSTH, encoded by the exons ATGTCTCTATTCTGCCATAACAAAGGCTGTGGGCAGCACTTTGACCCCAATGCAAACCTTCCTG ATTCCTGTTGCCATCACCCTGGGGTCCCAATCTTCCATGATGCACTTAAG GGTTGGTCCTGCTGCCGGAAGCGAACTGCAGATTTCTCTGAGTTCTTAAACATCAAG GGCTGTACTGTGGGACCACACTGTGCTGAGAAGCTCCCTGAGGCCCCTCAACCTGAGGTGCCTGCCACAAGCAGTTCACTTCAGGAGCAAAAACCTCTGAATACGATTCCAAAGTCAGCAGAGACTTTGCGTCGGGAGAGGCCCAA GTCAGAGTTACCTCCAAAGCTGCTTCCACTAAATATATCCCAAGCCCTGGAAATGGCATTGGAACAGAAGGAATTAGACCAAGAACCTGGAGCAG GACTTGACAGTAGTCTGATCCGGAGTGGTTCCAGCTGCCAGAATCCAGGATGTGATGCT GTTTACCAAAGCCCTGAGAGTGATGCTACTCCATGTACCTACCACCCAGGAGCACCTCGATTCCATGAGGG GATGAAGTCCTGGAGCTGCTGTGGCATCCAGACCCTGGATTTTGGGGCATTCCTGGCACAGCCAGGATGCAGAGTTGGTAGGCATGACTGGGGAAAGCAG CTGCCAGCATCTTGCCGTCATGATTGGCACCAGACAGATTCCTTAGTAGTGGTGACTGTGTATGGCCAGATTCCACTTCCTGCGTTCAATTGGGTGAAGGCCAGTCAAACTGAG CTTCATGTCCACATTGTCTTTGATGGTAACCGTGTGTTCCAAGCACAGATGAAGCTCTGGGGG